The Microcystis aeruginosa NIES-843 sequence CTGGCCCCTTTGTCATTTTCCTACTAGCTTTTCGTGGTGGCGACCTATAAAAACCGCCTCCCCCCCATTGTTATTCGTGCTTTTTTGACTTCTCTCCTCTTTAGGGAGAGATTTTTTGTCTAAAAGTCAGGAGTCAGGAGATAGGAGTCAGGAGATTGCTTTTATTTATTCTCCCCACTTCCCCACTTCCCCACTTCCCCACTTCCCAATTCATAATTTATAATTCATAATTCATAATTCACAATTCCCACTCCCCCTCTCCTAACAATCGACTGCTAAGATCGAACAGAGCGATCGATCTCTCGCTCCCACGATACCTGATAAAACTATCTATGATCATTAAAAATAACCCCTATTATCGGGCTGTAATCGGCTTTTGGGTGGCTTTCCTTGTGTTTTGGGGTTTTGGGAGTTTCTCACCCCTTCTTGCCCAAGCGAAAGAGCAATCAGCCGATGTACAATCGATTACCCCCTACCTTAAGCAATTTCAACAAAAAATTACCGAATTTCGCCTCGACAACGGACTAAAATTCATTATCCTAGAAAATCGCGATGCCCCGGTTATTTCCTTTGTCACCTACGCGGATGTGGGAGGTGCCGATGAACCGGACGGTAAAACAGGAGTTGCCCACTTTTTGGAACATTTAGCCTTTAAAGGCACAAAAACCATCGGTACTAGCGATTATCTTAGCGAGAAAAAAGTCCTCGATCGCCTTGAAGCTATAGACAAAGAACTACAAGCGGCCAAAAAAGCGGGTAAAAGCGCAGAAGTGACCAAATTAACGGAAGAATTTCAAAAAACTAAGGCAGAGTCCGAGAAATTCGTCCAACGCAACGAATACGGGCAAATCGTCGAAACTCAGGGAGGAGTCGGTTTAAATGCCACCACTTCCAGTGATGCAACTAGCTATTTTTACAGTTTCCCGTCGAATAAATTGGAATTGTGGATGTCTTTGGAATCGGAAAGATTTTTAGAACCGGTGTTCCAACGGGAATTTTACAAAGAAAAAGACGTAATTCTGGAAGAAAGACGGATGCGGACGGATAATAGCCCCTTGGGTCTATTAATCGAAGCTTTTCTCGATCAAGCTTATACTGTCCATCCCTACAAACGTCCCGTTATCGGCTACGATCGAGATATTCGCAATCTGGAACCCTCAGATATCCAAAACTTTTTCGATAAATTTTATGCTGCCAGTAATTTAACCATAGCTATCGCCGGGGATGTGGACCCAGAACAGGTCAAACAGTTAGCTAAGGTTTATTTTGGTCGTTTTCCCGCTAAACCGAAACCCCCACAGGTGACGGTAGTGGAACCGGACCAAACCAAAACAAAGGAAATTACCCTAAAATTAGCCTCGCAGCCTTGGTATTTAGAAGGATACCATCGTCCCGCCCTCAATCATCCCGATCATGCGGTTTACGAGGTTATCGCCACTTTAATGAGTGAAGGAAGAACTTCGCGACTGTATAAAGCTTTAGTGGAGGACAAACAACTTGCCCTCGCTGCCCAGGGATTTAACGGCTTTCCGGGAGATAAATACCCGAATTTGCTGTTATTCTATGCTCTTACCGCTCCTAATGCCAGTGTGGAGGAAGTAGCGCAGGGTTTGAATTTGGAGTTGGAAAGATTGAAAAATGAACCGGTTTCGGAACAGGAATTAGAACGGGTTAAAAATCAACTACGGGCAGCCCTATTAAGAGGTCTTGATTCTAACATGGGCATGGCGCGATCCTTGATTGAATACGAGGTAAAAACCGGCGATTGGCGTAATTTATTCGCCCAATTAGATGCTTATAATGCTGTCACCGCAGCTGATATTCAACGGGTGGCTAAAGAGACTTTTACCCCCGAAAATCGCACTATTGGCCGAATTTTACCGAAATAGAGAGATGGGGAGATAGGGAAGTGGGGAAATGGGGGAAGTGGGGAAGTGGGGAAGTGGGGGAAGTGGGGAAGTGGGCGAATTTCAACTAAAACCCCATCACCCCCCGCAACGCGCACGCAGTGACCACCCCAACACCCCAACACCCTAAAACCCCAACACCCTAAAACCCTAACACCCTAACACCCAAAACCTAAAATAAATATAATCATGAAAAAACGCTTACAATGGCTAGGTTTAATCCTGATCACCCTGATAGGTGTCCTAGCTTTTCGTTCCCCGGCAATTGCCCAAACCCCGCGACATTTTACCGATTTAACTTTTCCTCCTCTTCCTGAAGTGACAGTTCCCCAATACGAACGTTATCAACTAGATAATGGTATGGTGGTTTATTTAGTGGAGGATCGGAGCTTACCTTTAGTGAGTGGTACGGCGATGATTCGGACAGGAGGGAGATTAGAATCCGGGGAAAAAGTCGGATTAGCCGATATTACTGGAACCGTGCTGCGTAGTGGTGGCACGGAGAAACATCCTTCTAATGTCTTAAATCAGTTATTAGAACAAAGAGCAGCCCTAGTAGAAACCTCGATCGATCTTAACGCTGGAACTGCTAGTTTTAGCGCTCTTAGTGAAGATTTAGAAGCAGTTTTTAATCTCTTTGCCGAGGTTTTGCGTTCCCCAGCTTTTGAAAGTCAGAGGGTAGAATTAGCCAAAGTTCAGGAAAAAGGCGCGATTGCCCGACGTAATGATGATCCTGATGATATTGCTAGTCGGGAGTTTAAAAAGCTAGTCTATGGTGATAATAGCCCCTACGCTCGTACTGTAGAATATAGCACTTTAGCTAATATTGACCGTCAGGATTTAATCGATTTTTATCGTACCTATGTCCGTCCCGACCAAATAATTTTAGGAATTGTCGGTGATTTTGATTCTCAGTCGATGAAAGCATTAATCAATAAAACTTTTGGCGATTGGAAAAATCCCGCCACTGCCACTAAAATTGTCACCCCTTCTGCAACCCAAAAAAATCTTCAAGGTGTCTTTGTTGTCAATCAACCCCAATTAACCCAGAGTAGCGTTTTATTAGGTCATCTTGGGGGTCGTTTGGATAGTCCAGACTATCCCGCTTTAACGGTATTGAATGAGATTTTAAGCGGTTTTGGTGGTCGTTTATTTAATGAAGTGCGTTCCCGTCAAGGATTAGCTTATTCTGTCTATGGTATCTGGAATAGTCGTTATGATTATCCCGGTTTATTTATTGCCGGAGGTCAAACTCGCACCGATGCCACCGTACCTTTTATTAAGGCAATTTTAGGCGAAATCGAGCGACTTCGCAATCAACCCGTTACTGCCAAAGAATTGGAAGATGCTAAAAATGCTATTCTCAATTCTTTTGTTTTTAAGTTTGAGAAACCTGCTCAAAATTTATCGCGATTGATGACCTATGAATACTATGGTTATCCCCAAGATTTTATCTTCCGTTATCAACAAGCGGTAAAAGGGGTGACAATTGCCGATATTCAACGAGTGGCCCAACAATATCTACAACCGAATCAAATTGTGACTCTTGTGGTGGGTAATGAACAGGAAATTCAACCTCCCTTATCCAGTTTGGGAACTACGGTTAAAACTGTTGATGTCACCATCACACAAATATAAATAAATCTAGGTTGGATTGAGCTAAACTAGGTGAAATCCAACCTAGAAAAATGGGACAAATATAGCACGATATATGACTTTACAACTCACCATAAATTATCCTGAAAAATTACCCGACTTTCTTCAAAAAACACGAGAGGAATTCGAGAGAGAAGCAACCTGGGCTATGGTAGTAAAACTCTTTGAGATGAAACGTATTTCATCGGGTATGGCTGCCAATT is a genomic window containing:
- a CDS encoding M16 family metallopeptidase produces the protein MIIKNNPYYRAVIGFWVAFLVFWGFGSFSPLLAQAKEQSADVQSITPYLKQFQQKITEFRLDNGLKFIILENRDAPVISFVTYADVGGADEPDGKTGVAHFLEHLAFKGTKTIGTSDYLSEKKVLDRLEAIDKELQAAKKAGKSAEVTKLTEEFQKTKAESEKFVQRNEYGQIVETQGGVGLNATTSSDATSYFYSFPSNKLELWMSLESERFLEPVFQREFYKEKDVILEERRMRTDNSPLGLLIEAFLDQAYTVHPYKRPVIGYDRDIRNLEPSDIQNFFDKFYAASNLTIAIAGDVDPEQVKQLAKVYFGRFPAKPKPPQVTVVEPDQTKTKEITLKLASQPWYLEGYHRPALNHPDHAVYEVIATLMSEGRTSRLYKALVEDKQLALAAQGFNGFPGDKYPNLLLFYALTAPNASVEEVAQGLNLELERLKNEPVSEQELERVKNQLRAALLRGLDSNMGMARSLIEYEVKTGDWRNLFAQLDAYNAVTAADIQRVAKETFTPENRTIGRILPK
- a CDS encoding M16 family metallopeptidase, whose product is MKKRLQWLGLILITLIGVLAFRSPAIAQTPRHFTDLTFPPLPEVTVPQYERYQLDNGMVVYLVEDRSLPLVSGTAMIRTGGRLESGEKVGLADITGTVLRSGGTEKHPSNVLNQLLEQRAALVETSIDLNAGTASFSALSEDLEAVFNLFAEVLRSPAFESQRVELAKVQEKGAIARRNDDPDDIASREFKKLVYGDNSPYARTVEYSTLANIDRQDLIDFYRTYVRPDQIILGIVGDFDSQSMKALINKTFGDWKNPATATKIVTPSATQKNLQGVFVVNQPQLTQSSVLLGHLGGRLDSPDYPALTVLNEILSGFGGRLFNEVRSRQGLAYSVYGIWNSRYDYPGLFIAGGQTRTDATVPFIKAILGEIERLRNQPVTAKELEDAKNAILNSFVFKFEKPAQNLSRLMTYEYYGYPQDFIFRYQQAVKGVTIADIQRVAQQYLQPNQIVTLVVGNEQEIQPPLSSLGTTVKTVDVTITQI
- a CDS encoding UPF0175 family protein, coding for MTLQLTINYPEKLPDFLQKTREEFEREATWAMVVKLFEMKRISSGMAANLLGVDRVNFLLRLTDFGVGMIDLTEEELLSDLENA